One genomic segment of Amycolatopsis sp. WQ 127309 includes these proteins:
- a CDS encoding DUF1996 domain-containing protein, whose amino-acid sequence MAGASETGGPGSAAAGASGNSIAADAGWVDVDQARYQRELADYQGIVPPPVPAGTTRVPEFHTDCTIANEAKDDAIIFPGLSGASHMHTFFGPRNDAFMTTETLLAAGSTTCNSLGDNAAYWVPQLQRNGVAVPFKSMRIYYGSRVTDPSAVRPFPPGLVMVQGDAKLQVPTPKGQGNQFWCAGSAEVGRSADGNWPVCAPGGNLIFQLPFKDCWDGKHIDSPDHKSHMGDPVAGKCQGAYPVAVPNLSYMVNYDILGGDGLALSSGMASSMHGDFMNGWDHIKLAALVKTCLNQNAKCGTTPSFTGG is encoded by the coding sequence GTGGCCGGTGCGAGCGAAACCGGCGGACCGGGGTCCGCTGCGGCCGGAGCTTCGGGCAACTCCATCGCGGCGGATGCCGGCTGGGTGGATGTGGACCAGGCCCGGTACCAACGCGAACTGGCCGACTACCAGGGCATCGTGCCGCCGCCGGTGCCGGCCGGGACGACGAGGGTCCCCGAGTTCCACACCGACTGCACGATCGCGAACGAAGCCAAGGACGACGCGATCATCTTCCCCGGCCTGTCCGGCGCCTCTCATATGCACACGTTCTTCGGGCCGAGGAACGACGCCTTCATGACCACGGAAACGCTTCTCGCCGCCGGGTCGACGACGTGCAACTCCCTGGGTGACAACGCCGCTTACTGGGTACCGCAGCTGCAGAGGAACGGTGTGGCCGTTCCGTTCAAGAGCATGCGCATCTACTACGGTTCCCGGGTCACCGACCCGTCGGCCGTCCGGCCGTTCCCGCCCGGGCTGGTGATGGTGCAGGGTGACGCCAAGCTGCAGGTACCCACCCCGAAGGGGCAGGGAAACCAGTTCTGGTGCGCGGGCAGTGCCGAGGTCGGGCGGAGCGCCGACGGGAACTGGCCGGTGTGCGCCCCCGGCGGGAACCTGATCTTCCAACTCCCGTTCAAGGATTGCTGGGACGGCAAGCACATCGACTCGCCCGACCACAAGTCGCACATGGGGGACCCGGTCGCCGGCAAGTGCCAGGGAGCCTACCCGGTCGCGGTGCCGAACCTGTCGTACATGGTCAACTACGACATCCTGGGCGGCGACGGCCTCGCGCTGTCGTCCGGAATGGCGTCGTCGATGCACGGTGACTTCATGAACGGCTGGGACCACATCAAACTGGCCGCACTGGTCAAGACCTGCCTGAACCAGAACGCGAAGTGCGGGACCACGCCGAGCTTCACCGGCGGCTGA
- a CDS encoding DUF305 domain-containing protein has protein sequence MRIFLGLGIMGMICVGGCATGNPSTSASASTAVSSFTATDRAWIEITTAMDEQLVPMLNLVDGHTGSAAVRDLGKKVGASTNSELSDLRRLHDQAGLPAENPHKGMEMPGMVSSNQITHAGALREADFDDYFKKCLRDHLDQTGRLALGEKSSGKEPQTVSLASRFLQEQGRLAALVQ, from the coding sequence ATGCGCATTTTTCTCGGATTGGGCATCATGGGCATGATATGCGTCGGTGGCTGCGCCACCGGCAATCCATCCACAAGTGCATCCGCCTCCACTGCGGTGTCGTCGTTCACCGCTACGGACCGCGCGTGGATCGAGATCACCACAGCCATGGACGAGCAGCTTGTTCCGATGCTGAACCTGGTCGACGGCCACACCGGATCCGCGGCTGTCCGCGACCTCGGCAAAAAAGTCGGCGCTTCGACGAATTCGGAGCTGTCGGATCTGCGGCGGCTTCACGATCAGGCCGGCCTCCCCGCGGAAAACCCCCACAAGGGGATGGAGATGCCGGGGATGGTTTCCTCGAACCAGATCACGCACGCCGGCGCTTTGCGCGAGGCGGATTTCGACGACTACTTCAAGAAGTGCCTGCGCGATCACCTGGACCAAACGGGACGTTTGGCGCTCGGCGAGAAGTCGTCCGGCAAAGAACCGCAGACGGTGAGCCTGGCTTCGCGATTCCTGCAAGAACAGGGCCGGCTCGCCGCGCTGGTTCAGTAG
- a CDS encoding TetR/AcrR family transcriptional regulator: protein MTGPRPPGGGRSAATRARLLETAERLIAEDGVAQVSSRRLAQESGQANNSAVAYHVGTMEDVILAVLREHGEAMDRIRAAMVAAAEGSARLRDHVAALVLPTTLHLAELGVPSYYARFAAHVVSDPVLRAPALSVTTSTPVMHRALQAVAAHAGDPADPAILTRSAMARHAIVHTCAEREAELAEAGDRSGIPGWAETGEILVDGITALLTTPPRRTPDR, encoded by the coding sequence GTGACGGGCCCGCGGCCGCCGGGCGGCGGGAGGTCGGCGGCCACCCGAGCTCGCCTGCTGGAGACGGCGGAGCGGCTGATCGCCGAGGACGGCGTCGCGCAGGTGTCGAGCCGCCGGCTCGCCCAGGAATCCGGACAGGCCAACAACTCCGCGGTCGCCTACCACGTCGGCACGATGGAGGACGTGATCCTCGCCGTGCTGCGCGAGCACGGCGAGGCGATGGACCGTATCCGGGCCGCGATGGTGGCCGCGGCGGAGGGTTCGGCGCGGCTGCGCGACCACGTGGCCGCGTTGGTGCTGCCGACGACGCTGCACCTCGCGGAGCTCGGCGTCCCCAGCTACTACGCCCGCTTCGCCGCTCACGTCGTCAGCGACCCGGTCCTGCGCGCGCCGGCGCTGTCGGTCACCACGTCGACGCCCGTGATGCACCGGGCCTTGCAGGCGGTGGCCGCGCACGCCGGTGATCCCGCCGACCCCGCGATCCTCACCCGCTCGGCGATGGCCCGGCACGCCATCGTCCACACGTGCGCCGAACGAGAAGCGGAACTGGCCGAGGCGGGGGACCGTTCCGGCATTCCCGGCTGGGCCGAAACCGGCGAAATCCTGGTCGACGGCATCACAGCTCTGCTGACCACACCACCGCGGCGAACGCCGGACCGGTGA
- a CDS encoding cytochrome P450 translates to MPDDRAHAGNDPAAVLEGLPPYPFPNPTALEPPPEWAQLRARCPVARIELASGDEALLLTRYDDVRAMLSDPRFSRQLDADDASRVSDSDDGGVFSRPSASTGGEPAADEPEASMLGGPGHRRWRRLVGKAFTVKRVQALRPGMTELAEQLITDMVEAGAPASIGPALGFPLPVFVICDLLGVPRDDRGRFAHWSDTMLNMTRFGQDEIDRSGREFYQYMTELVAAKRSAPGDDLLSALAADMTATELVMTGQGLLIAGHETTANMIGKMVAMLLADREHRWERLLADPALVPSAVEEALRFDANPGFGMPRYVSEETVVGGATLPRGTTVVCSMASGNRDTDAFDGAGDMDLARRPNPHLAFGVGPHSCVGQQLARVELQTVLEVLLRRLPTLELVGHAADLRARQGLIVGGIDQVLVRW, encoded by the coding sequence ATGCCCGACGATCGAGCGCACGCAGGCAACGACCCGGCCGCGGTCCTGGAGGGACTGCCGCCCTACCCGTTCCCCAACCCCACCGCGCTGGAGCCACCGCCGGAGTGGGCACAGCTGCGGGCGCGGTGCCCGGTGGCGCGCATCGAACTGGCCAGCGGCGACGAAGCGCTGCTGCTGACCCGCTACGACGACGTCCGGGCGATGCTGTCGGACCCCCGGTTCAGCCGCCAGCTCGACGCCGACGACGCGTCCCGCGTCTCCGACAGCGACGACGGCGGGGTGTTCAGCCGGCCTTCGGCGTCGACCGGCGGCGAGCCGGCCGCGGACGAGCCGGAGGCGTCGATGCTCGGCGGTCCCGGGCACCGGCGCTGGCGGCGGCTGGTCGGGAAAGCGTTCACCGTCAAGCGGGTGCAGGCACTGCGGCCGGGCATGACGGAACTCGCCGAGCAGCTGATCACCGACATGGTCGAGGCCGGCGCGCCCGCCAGCATCGGGCCCGCGCTGGGGTTTCCGCTGCCCGTGTTCGTGATCTGCGACCTGCTCGGGGTGCCGCGGGACGACCGCGGCCGGTTCGCGCACTGGTCGGACACGATGCTCAACATGACCCGGTTCGGCCAGGACGAGATCGACCGGTCGGGCCGGGAGTTCTACCAGTACATGACGGAGCTGGTCGCCGCCAAGCGATCCGCGCCCGGTGACGACCTGCTGAGCGCTCTCGCCGCCGACATGACCGCGACCGAGCTCGTCATGACCGGGCAGGGCCTGCTCATCGCCGGGCACGAGACCACCGCCAACATGATCGGCAAGATGGTCGCGATGCTGCTGGCGGACCGCGAGCACCGCTGGGAGCGGCTGCTGGCCGACCCGGCGCTGGTGCCCTCGGCTGTCGAGGAGGCGCTGCGGTTCGACGCCAACCCCGGGTTCGGGATGCCGCGCTACGTCTCGGAAGAGACCGTGGTCGGCGGCGCCACCCTGCCGCGCGGCACGACCGTGGTGTGCAGCATGGCCTCGGGCAACCGCGACACCGACGCGTTCGACGGCGCCGGCGACATGGACCTCGCCCGCCGGCCCAACCCGCACCTGGCCTTCGGCGTCGGCCCGCACTCGTGCGTCGGCCAGCAGCTCGCGCGCGTCGAGCTGCAGACCGTCCTCGAAGTGCTGCTGCGGCGGCTGCCCACGCTGGAACTCGTCGGGCACGCCGCGGACCTGCGCGCCCGGCAGGGCCTGATCGTCGGCGGGATCGACCAGGTCCTGGTGCGGTGGTGA
- a CDS encoding SDR family NAD(P)-dependent oxidoreductase codes for MRGLPGKSIVIAGGAGGIGAATAVRLAEEGARVVVGDINVDGARTTVESITASGGDAVAVEFDLADEASIERLLRSALDRTGRLDGVFNVGADLTPATLGNDVALDGMDAAIWRRTFEVNLIGFAHSCRLAIPHLLAAGGGAIVNTSSAAAFVGEAVRPAYAASKAGVNALTRHVASRWGKEGIRCNGVSPGMVLSETALATMSEEFRAAGLAGNRSTRLGRPADLAAAAAFLLSDDAEWVNGQTWSIDGGGSLHD; via the coding sequence ATGCGTGGACTGCCCGGCAAGAGCATCGTCATCGCCGGTGGTGCCGGCGGGATCGGCGCGGCCACGGCCGTCCGGCTCGCCGAGGAAGGCGCCCGCGTCGTCGTCGGAGACATCAACGTCGACGGCGCGCGAACCACCGTCGAGTCGATCACGGCGTCGGGTGGCGACGCCGTCGCGGTCGAGTTCGACCTCGCCGACGAGGCGTCGATCGAGCGGCTGCTCCGGAGCGCCCTCGACCGGACCGGCCGCCTCGACGGCGTCTTCAACGTCGGCGCCGACCTCACCCCCGCCACGCTGGGCAACGACGTCGCGCTCGACGGCATGGACGCGGCGATCTGGCGCCGCACGTTCGAAGTGAACCTGATCGGCTTCGCCCACAGTTGCCGGCTGGCCATCCCGCACCTGCTCGCCGCGGGCGGCGGCGCGATCGTCAACACCTCGTCCGCCGCGGCCTTCGTCGGCGAGGCCGTGCGTCCGGCCTACGCGGCGTCCAAAGCGGGTGTGAACGCGCTGACCCGCCACGTCGCGTCCCGGTGGGGCAAGGAAGGGATCCGCTGCAACGGCGTGTCGCCCGGGATGGTGCTTTCCGAGACGGCGCTGGCCACGATGAGCGAAGAATTCCGGGCGGCCGGGCTCGCCGGCAACCGCAGCACCCGCCTCGGCCGGCCCGCCGATCTCGCCGCGGCCGCGGCGTTCCTCCTCAGCGACGACGCCGAATGGGTCAACGGGCAGACCTGGTCCATCGACGGCGGCGGCAGCCTGCACGACTGA
- a CDS encoding TetR/AcrR family transcriptional regulator: protein MTDDVLWLRDEPPRPPRRNTPLTLERIVTAAIAELDAVGAERLTMRKLAERLEVTSTALYWHVATKEDLLDLALDHVVGEVPVPPPGSEPRAGLRTLLVGWRAAMLAHPWSPALLGRPLLGPNVLARTEFIQAKLVQAGLTGLELAAATRTLAGFVLGASLADATWRRLDDPAAIAKVRAYILDSAERYPTLSTSGFVDAGWPDDELFVFGLDRVLDRLLART from the coding sequence ATGACCGACGACGTCCTCTGGCTGCGGGATGAGCCGCCGCGACCGCCGAGGCGGAACACGCCGCTCACCCTGGAGCGGATCGTTACTGCGGCGATCGCCGAACTCGACGCGGTGGGAGCGGAACGGCTGACGATGCGCAAGCTCGCCGAACGGCTCGAGGTGACTTCCACCGCGCTCTACTGGCACGTCGCGACCAAGGAAGACCTGCTCGACCTCGCGCTCGACCACGTCGTCGGCGAAGTACCGGTACCCCCGCCCGGCTCGGAGCCCCGGGCCGGGCTCCGGACGCTGCTCGTCGGCTGGCGCGCCGCGATGCTCGCCCATCCGTGGTCGCCCGCTCTGCTCGGCCGCCCGCTGCTCGGGCCCAACGTGCTGGCGCGTACCGAGTTCATCCAGGCGAAGCTCGTCCAGGCCGGGCTGACCGGGCTGGAACTCGCGGCCGCGACCCGCACACTTGCCGGCTTCGTGCTCGGCGCGTCACTGGCGGACGCCACCTGGCGCCGGCTGGACGACCCGGCCGCGATCGCCAAGGTCCGCGCGTACATCCTCGATTCCGCCGAGCGCTATCCGACCCTCAGCACGTCGGGGTTCGTCGATGCCGGGTGGCCGGACGACGAGCTGTTCGTCTTCGGTCTCGACCGGGTGCTCGACCGGCTTCTCGCCAGGACCTGA
- a CDS encoding DHA2 family efflux MFS transporter permease subunit, whose amino-acid sequence MKSEAVPNRWLALVVLSLAQLTVILDSTIVNIALPTAQHDLGFSDDNRQWVVTGYALAFGSLLLLGGRLGDLYGRKRLFVIGMLGFAAASALGGAADGFTLLLIARIAQGAFAAILAPAALAMVSVTFAGNAGERGRAFGVFGAISGAGGALGLLLGGVLTQNLSWRWCLYVNVVIAAIAIAGALVFLVDRARPERTRLDLAGTVLALLGLFGIVHGLGNAATRGWTNPWTLGPAVFGVLLVVAFVVVERRVRDPLLPLSVVLDRDRGASYLTIGISGTGGFAVFLFVTYYLADTLKFTPVQSGLAFLPMVVLVMAGAVFSGAVLLPRVGPRPIVPLGSLLAAVGMVLLTGIDAGSTYTGGVLPGLLVIGLGLGMVFGPGQNAATSGVRAHETGVASAMANITQQVGGSIGLAVFSSLGATATTSYLTTHAATASDPAAIAQATFAGYHFVFWIAAALFLAGALLSAGLFRSGPLAVDPDAEPALAH is encoded by the coding sequence ATGAAATCCGAAGCCGTCCCGAACCGGTGGCTCGCGCTCGTCGTCTTGAGCCTGGCGCAGCTGACGGTCATCCTGGACTCCACCATCGTCAACATCGCCCTGCCCACCGCCCAGCACGACCTGGGGTTCTCCGATGACAACCGGCAATGGGTCGTCACCGGCTACGCCCTCGCCTTCGGCAGCCTCCTGCTCCTCGGCGGCCGCCTCGGCGACCTCTACGGCCGCAAACGGCTGTTCGTCATCGGGATGCTCGGCTTCGCGGCCGCCTCCGCCCTCGGCGGCGCCGCGGACGGGTTCACCCTCCTGCTGATCGCCCGCATCGCCCAAGGCGCCTTCGCCGCGATCCTCGCCCCCGCCGCACTGGCCATGGTCTCGGTGACCTTCGCCGGCAACGCCGGCGAACGCGGCCGCGCCTTCGGTGTCTTCGGCGCCATCTCCGGCGCCGGCGGCGCCCTCGGCCTGCTCCTGGGCGGTGTGCTCACCCAGAACCTGTCCTGGCGCTGGTGCCTCTACGTCAACGTCGTCATCGCCGCGATCGCGATCGCCGGTGCGTTGGTGTTCCTCGTCGACCGCGCCCGGCCGGAACGGACCCGGCTCGATCTCGCGGGCACCGTCCTGGCTCTGCTCGGGCTGTTCGGCATCGTCCACGGCCTCGGCAACGCCGCCACCCGCGGCTGGACCAACCCGTGGACGCTCGGCCCGGCTGTGTTCGGCGTACTCCTCGTCGTCGCGTTCGTCGTGGTCGAACGCCGGGTCCGGGACCCCCTGCTGCCGCTGTCGGTGGTCTTGGACCGCGACCGCGGCGCGTCCTACCTCACGATCGGCATCTCCGGCACCGGCGGCTTCGCCGTGTTCCTCTTCGTCACCTACTACCTGGCCGACACCCTGAAGTTCACCCCGGTGCAGAGCGGCCTGGCGTTCCTGCCCATGGTCGTCCTGGTGATGGCCGGCGCGGTGTTCTCCGGCGCGGTGCTGCTCCCCCGCGTCGGCCCCCGCCCGATCGTGCCGCTCGGCAGCCTCCTCGCCGCGGTGGGCATGGTCCTGCTCACCGGCATCGACGCCGGCTCGACCTACACCGGGGGCGTACTGCCGGGCCTGCTCGTCATCGGTCTCGGCCTCGGCATGGTCTTCGGCCCGGGCCAGAACGCCGCCACCAGCGGCGTCCGGGCCCACGAAACCGGCGTGGCGTCCGCGATGGCCAACATCACCCAGCAGGTCGGCGGCTCGATCGGGCTGGCCGTGTTCAGCTCCCTCGGCGCGACCGCCACCACGAGCTACCTCACCACCCACGCCGCGACCGCGAGCGACCCCGCCGCGATCGCGCAGGCGACGTTCGCCGGCTACCACTTCGTGTTCTGGATCGCCGCCGCGTTGTTCCTCGCCGGTGCGCTGCTCTCGGCCGGGCTCTTCCGCAGCGGTCCGCTGGCCGTCGACCCCGACGCCGAACCCGCCCTCGCCCACTGA
- a CDS encoding PPOX class F420-dependent oxidoreductase gives MFTEKEVQYLADQPLCRVATAQPDGTLQVSPVGFTYNPDTQTIDLMGLNLRKSRRFRNVADNGRIALVIDDVPSTNPWRVRSLEIRGHAEALTDVETPGHHDDAMIRVHPQRVIAIGVEDWDVDYTQQTPHSRNV, from the coding sequence GTGTTCACGGAAAAGGAAGTCCAGTACCTGGCCGACCAGCCGCTGTGCCGGGTGGCCACCGCCCAGCCCGACGGCACCCTCCAGGTCAGCCCGGTCGGTTTCACCTACAACCCCGACACGCAGACGATCGACCTGATGGGGCTCAACCTCCGCAAGAGCCGCCGGTTCCGCAACGTCGCCGACAACGGCCGCATCGCGCTGGTGATCGACGACGTCCCCAGCACCAACCCGTGGCGAGTCCGGTCCCTGGAGATCCGCGGTCACGCCGAGGCGCTCACCGACGTCGAAACGCCCGGCCACCACGACGACGCGATGATCCGCGTCCACCCCCAACGCGTCATCGCCATCGGCGTCGAGGACTGGGACGTCGACTACACCCAGCAGACCCCCCACAGCCGCAACGTCTGA
- a CDS encoding NADP-dependent oxidoreductase, producing MKAVQFQQYGGPEVLQIVDLPDPHPGPGQVRIRVHAAGISASDTKIRRGELSFGATLPQTTGADVAGVVDEIGDGVTDVAVGDRVFGISDDQAAAAEFALLSFRAVIPPSLGFVDAAGIPVALETATRGLDQLHVTAGTTLFVNGASGGIGTATVQLALARGARVIGAAGARNSGFLSMLGAEPVTYGDGMTDRVRALAPDGVDVALDVAGNGVLPELITLAGGDAKNVITLADFAGADQHGVHFSNGFADGNAFHALATIGELIEAGQFWLPVERTFPLADIAEAHRASETGHVRGRLVLIVS from the coding sequence ATGAAAGCAGTGCAGTTCCAGCAGTACGGCGGCCCCGAGGTCCTGCAGATCGTGGACCTGCCCGACCCCCACCCGGGCCCGGGCCAAGTCCGGATCAGGGTCCACGCGGCCGGGATCAGCGCCAGCGACACCAAGATCCGCCGCGGCGAACTCAGCTTCGGCGCCACGCTCCCCCAGACCACCGGCGCCGACGTCGCGGGTGTCGTCGACGAGATCGGCGACGGCGTCACCGACGTCGCCGTCGGCGACCGGGTCTTCGGCATCTCCGACGACCAAGCGGCCGCCGCCGAGTTCGCCTTGCTGAGCTTCCGCGCTGTCATCCCGCCGTCGCTCGGGTTCGTCGACGCGGCCGGCATCCCGGTCGCCCTCGAAACCGCCACCCGCGGCCTCGACCAGCTCCACGTCACCGCCGGAACCACCCTGTTCGTCAACGGCGCCTCCGGCGGGATCGGTACCGCGACCGTCCAGCTCGCCCTCGCCCGCGGCGCCCGGGTGATCGGCGCCGCCGGTGCCCGCAACAGCGGCTTCCTGAGCATGCTGGGCGCCGAACCGGTGACCTACGGCGACGGCATGACCGACCGCGTCCGCGCGCTGGCCCCTGACGGCGTCGACGTCGCCCTGGACGTGGCCGGCAACGGTGTGCTCCCCGAGCTCATCACTCTCGCCGGCGGCGACGCGAAGAACGTGATCACCCTCGCCGACTTCGCCGGCGCCGATCAGCACGGCGTCCACTTCAGCAACGGATTCGCCGACGGCAACGCCTTCCACGCCCTCGCCACCATCGGCGAGCTGATCGAAGCCGGCCAGTTCTGGCTGCCGGTCGAGCGGACCTTCCCCCTGGCCGACATCGCCGAAGCCCACCGAGCAAGCGAAACGGGCCACGTCCGCGGCCGGCTGGTCCTCATCGTCAGCTGA
- a CDS encoding GntR family transcriptional regulator, whose amino-acid sequence MVGVKDDGRPLFLQIAERIENSIVDGSLPADTQVPSTNELAAFHRINPATAGKGVNQLVADGILYKRRGIGMFVAPDARAQLLERRRRDFTRQFLAPLMAEAGKLGMDAEEIKKLIDVWEPQR is encoded by the coding sequence GTGGTCGGCGTGAAGGACGACGGACGGCCGCTGTTCCTGCAGATCGCCGAGCGGATCGAGAACTCGATCGTCGACGGCAGCCTGCCCGCGGACACGCAGGTGCCCTCCACCAACGAGCTCGCGGCCTTCCACCGGATCAACCCGGCGACCGCGGGCAAAGGCGTCAACCAGCTCGTCGCCGACGGGATCCTCTACAAGAGACGAGGCATCGGCATGTTCGTCGCGCCGGACGCCCGCGCGCAGCTGCTGGAGCGGCGCCGCCGGGACTTCACGCGGCAGTTCCTCGCCCCGCTGATGGCGGAGGCGGGCAAGCTCGGCATGGACGCCGAGGAGATCAAGAAGCTGATCGACGTCTGGGAGCCGCAGCGATGA
- a CDS encoding DUF302 domain-containing protein, producing MDQQGLVTVASKWPVDTTIDRLERAVATAGLVVFARVDHARNAREVDLDLRPTFLLIFGNPRGGTQLMQENQVAGIDLPLKFLVWEDEHGRTRVTYNDVAWIARRHGLSPETAGVVTATASAVDNLARRATQD from the coding sequence GTGGATCAGCAGGGTTTGGTGACCGTCGCGAGCAAGTGGCCGGTGGACACGACCATCGACCGGCTCGAGCGGGCCGTCGCCACCGCCGGGCTCGTCGTGTTCGCCCGGGTCGACCACGCCCGCAACGCCCGCGAGGTCGACCTGGACCTCCGTCCGACCTTCCTGCTCATCTTCGGCAACCCGCGCGGTGGCACCCAGCTCATGCAGGAGAACCAGGTCGCCGGCATCGACCTGCCGCTGAAGTTCCTCGTCTGGGAGGACGAGCACGGTCGGACCCGGGTGACCTACAACGACGTCGCCTGGATCGCTCGGCGCCACGGCCTGTCCCCGGAGACGGCCGGCGTCGTCACGGCGACCGCGTCCGCCGTCGACAACCTCGCGCGCCGGGCGACCCAGGACTGA
- a CDS encoding VOC family protein, which yields MSSLAHDPDRRRDIAHVGPVELYTPVLGQSRDFFVEQMGLREVHRTGDSVYLHAWDDYQSWTLRLIQRATAGIGRTYLRAASPEAVERLTSAVDAAGLGRGVVTDVHHLGDVHVFTDPDGHEYGLYWDVEWYRADDADRPALKNQAAAYPGRGANLRRLDHVNHLAAGIPETAAFLRDVLGARCTEQIVKDDGSPQAIWFSLGNKTYDLVYTEDWTGSRGRLHHIAFATDTREEILRAADVCLDAGVHIETGPHKHAIQQTFFLYVWEPGGNRIELCNAGARLILAPDWQTISWTREERAKGQAWGLKTIETFHTHGTPVPD from the coding sequence ATGAGCTCGCTGGCGCACGACCCCGACCGCCGCCGGGACATCGCCCACGTCGGGCCGGTCGAGCTGTACACCCCGGTCCTCGGGCAGTCCCGTGACTTCTTCGTCGAGCAGATGGGCCTGCGCGAGGTGCACCGCACCGGCGACTCGGTCTACCTGCACGCCTGGGACGACTACCAATCCTGGACGCTGCGCCTGATCCAGCGCGCCACCGCGGGCATCGGCCGCACCTACCTGCGCGCCGCGAGCCCGGAAGCGGTGGAGCGGCTCACCTCCGCCGTGGACGCGGCCGGCCTCGGGCGCGGTGTCGTGACCGACGTCCACCACCTCGGCGACGTCCACGTCTTCACCGACCCCGACGGGCACGAATACGGCCTGTACTGGGACGTCGAGTGGTACCGGGCCGACGACGCCGACCGGCCGGCGCTGAAGAACCAGGCGGCCGCCTACCCCGGCCGGGGCGCGAACCTGCGGCGGCTCGATCACGTGAACCACCTCGCCGCCGGCATCCCGGAGACCGCCGCGTTCCTGCGCGACGTGCTCGGCGCGCGGTGCACCGAGCAGATCGTCAAGGACGACGGCAGCCCGCAGGCGATCTGGTTCTCGCTGGGGAACAAGACCTACGACCTCGTCTACACCGAGGACTGGACCGGCAGCCGCGGCCGCCTGCACCACATCGCGTTCGCCACCGACACCCGCGAGGAGATCCTGCGTGCCGCCGACGTCTGCCTCGACGCGGGCGTGCACATCGAGACCGGCCCGCACAAACACGCCATCCAGCAGACGTTCTTCCTCTACGTGTGGGAGCCCGGCGGCAACCGGATCGAGCTCTGCAACGCGGGCGCGCGGCTGATCCTCGCGCCCGACTGGCAGACGATCAGCTGGACCCGTGAGGAACGGGCGAAGGGGCAGGCGTGGGGGCTCAAGACGATCGAGACCTTCCACACCCACGGCACCCCCGTGCCGGACTGA
- a CDS encoding ABC transporter substrate-binding protein has protein sequence MRRANVGTARVHRHTRRLLTAVAGLAAVALVASGCGGSSGDSSSSGGPAKITVGVIPIVDVAPIYLGVEKGFFTAEGLDVTLQTAQGGAAIVPAVVSGQYQFGFSNTTSLLLAHSQGLPVKVVSSGVASTGTDGKDFGAVIVKADSPIKTAKDLAGKRVAVNTLKNINTTTVGNVVRKAGGDPAAVDYVELPFPDIAAAVAKGDVDAGQLVEPFLTIAAGQGDRQVASNYAGTDPDLTIGMYFTSRQYAAQNAKTVTGFTTAMKKSMDYASAHPDEARAVLSGYTKLDPAVQKAMVLPRWPGAVDRDSVQLLGTLATQDGLITKPLDLDTLLP, from the coding sequence ATGCGACGCGCCAACGTCGGCACGGCCCGCGTCCACCGCCACACCCGCCGCCTGCTCACCGCGGTCGCCGGGCTCGCCGCCGTCGCCCTCGTGGCGTCGGGGTGCGGCGGGTCGTCGGGCGACTCGTCCTCCTCGGGCGGGCCGGCGAAGATCACCGTCGGGGTCATCCCGATCGTGGACGTGGCGCCGATCTACCTCGGGGTCGAGAAAGGCTTCTTCACCGCGGAGGGACTCGACGTCACCCTGCAGACCGCCCAGGGCGGTGCGGCGATCGTGCCCGCGGTGGTCAGCGGGCAGTACCAGTTCGGGTTCAGCAACACGACTTCGTTGCTGCTGGCCCATTCCCAGGGCCTGCCGGTGAAGGTGGTCAGCTCGGGGGTCGCCTCCACCGGCACGGACGGCAAGGACTTCGGCGCGGTCATCGTGAAGGCGGACAGCCCGATCAAGACCGCGAAGGACCTCGCGGGCAAGCGCGTCGCGGTGAACACGTTGAAGAACATCAACACCACGACGGTCGGCAACGTGGTCCGCAAGGCCGGCGGCGACCCGGCGGCCGTCGACTACGTCGAACTGCCGTTCCCGGACATCGCCGCCGCGGTGGCCAAGGGCGACGTCGACGCCGGGCAGCTCGTCGAACCGTTCCTCACCATCGCCGCCGGGCAGGGCGACCGGCAGGTGGCGTCCAACTACGCCGGCACCGATCCCGACCTGACCATCGGGATGTACTTCACCTCCCGGCAGTACGCGGCGCAGAACGCGAAAACCGTCACCGGGTTCACCACCGCGATGAAGAAGTCCATGGACTACGCCTCGGCGCACCCGGACGAGGCCCGCGCGGTGCTGAGCGGCTACACCAAGCTCGACCCGGCGGTGCAGAAGGCGATGGTGCTGCCGCGCTGGCCCGGCGCGGTCGACCGCGACTCCGTGCAGCTGCTCGGCACCCTCGCCACCCAGGACGGCTTGATCACCAAGCCGCTCGACCTCGACACCCTGCTGCCGTGA